A genomic window from Henningerozyma blattae CBS 6284 chromosome 3, complete genome includes:
- the HTD2 gene encoding hydroxyacyl-thioester dehydratase HTD2 (similar to Saccharomyces cerevisiae HTD2 (YHR067W); ancestral locus Anc_5.341), producing MSKVSELIFKDYLTRDKLIQFRKILLSKNLKSSLAANLSDQLLICNPFAEEKDKDGYFKYQTPSNILKNNSLLYKRRLWGQGEIRKYNELKINEAYKCNEKLKYIKKFKDEYHVCMERVIISDAKADTLISRELRTLVYKISKYSRSTMAANQTPLIGEIINKNFAFNDLDIIQYSQLTSNPHRIHWDKSYTQDIEGYETIIVQGPFLLQTLASTVSAYLGINISSIKYKNHNILYQDIPIEIVYHKSPSVPDGPVEAHIRSAKDPSFVYLSALITTKP from the coding sequence ATGTCAAAGGTTAGtgaattgatttttaaagattatttaacaagagataaattaatacaatttcggaaaatattattgtctAAAAACCTTAAATCTAGCTTAGCTGCAAACCTATCAGACCAGTTATTGATTTGTAATCCCTTTgcagaagaaaaagataagGATggttatttcaaatatcaaactccttcaaatattttaaaaaataactcGCTATTATACAAGAGGCGTTTGTGGGGGCAAGGTGAGATTAGGAAgtataatgaattaaagataaatgAAGCCTACAAAtgtaatgaaaaattaaagtatATCAAGAAGTTCAAAGATGAATATCACGTCTGTATGGAAAGAGTCATAATTAGTGATGCGAAAGCAGATACTCTAATATCAAGGGAATTACGAACTTTGGTGTATAAGATCTCTAAATATAGTAGGTCTACAATGGCTGCGAACCAGACGCCTCTTATTGGTGAAATAATCAACAAAAACTTTGCATTTAATGACCttgatattattcaatacAGTCAATTAACTTCCAATCCACATCGTATACATTGGGATAAGTCATACACTCAAGATATTGAAGGTTATGAAACTATAATCGTACAAGGCCCATTTTTACTTCAAACTCTCGCATCTACAGTCTCAGCTTACCTTGGTATAAACATCTCGAGTATCAAGTATAAGAATCACAACATATTATATCAGGATATTCCTATTGAAATTGTTTATCATAAATCACCATCAGTTCCCGATGGACCTGTTGAGGCACATATTCGTTCTGCTAAAGACCCTTCATTCGTCTATTTATCTGCTTTGATCACTACTAAACCATAA
- the RAD34 gene encoding Rad34p (similar to Saccharomyces cerevisiae RAD34 (YDR314C); ancestral locus Anc_5.340) — protein MTKRSLKGSNVNRDKIKKSKTTIESQSKPIFQLEGKFESYDNNDDDNNDDYVYYESESASDTEGEDSIDWQDVILENVVKVTYENPKPIPTKEKTQLKQYKKLKYCLNIFLIPFFLRVLRQRSHWTKDARLNRRLKRSIPKLIAKKFSIWIKKRKSLTPNEHGKKTLTCLIGLVMWFRSHYQINSNGFRQNFIRYQYLIKYVQDKTVKDYSKINKHILNDQHQFYGSRPEILEGIEDIRKMAKNKKTNRDILVIFFIIILKNLIPESNRLKIVLCFALPLHDFKISCSDPFMEIVKKRHGYVPNKFDTDLLQPNFWIELYLSEDSLQYFYVIDPVIHVQNGKDVVVKKYQVNEFVNGFEPNIQLDNNLTQTFTTVIGIDIDTNNIKNITSRYVKNVNYQFFNEEFLNTSQSLTIRKYNFLQSQLKIFNRVPKSTKHYNLMKQISDKNYTLPKNIKEMKASDNFIIPSLLKQRQVMKPASNSIGSFSYRIANTDMIKKEPVYWKSDILHLKSEQHWNILGRTLKTGSTPLKSIILKPKGENKLPINDSPIRYLYAFEQTIKTRQLPSTYKTSTGEDCKIMDVNFYKNKYGNVEIFHRDTLPQGFKLIKITPFLKPSIHSYNKQSSRYTSHSRIRYLDVVSGFDFKQKNGFATPVIKNIMVNDHDEAIVKRLEYLEAQTSTLDEWATLLKMLQIKDHLDGSYGSLAKD, from the coding sequence ATGACAAAGAGAAGTTTAAAAGGCTCTAATGTTAATAgagataaaattaaaaagagtAAAACGACAATTGAAAGTCAATCTAAACCAATTTTTCAACTCGAAGGGAAATTCGAGAGTTATGATAACAATGATGATGacaataatgatgattatGTGTATTATGAAAGTGAAAGCGCGAGTGATACTGAGGGAGAAGATAGCATCGATTGGCAAGATGTCATCTTAGAAAATGTAGTTAAGGTAACTTACGAAAACCCTAAACCTATTCcaacaaaagaaaagacacaattaaaacaatacaagaaattaaaatattgtctaaatatttttctaataccGTTTTTTCTTAGAGTTTTAAGACAACGAAGTCATTGGACTAAAGATGCGAGACTTAATAGAAGATTAAAACGATCTATACCTAAGCTAATCGCAAAAAAATTCTCCATTTGGATCAAAAAACGAAAATCTTTGACTCCTAATGAACATGGTAAAAAGACATTAACATGCCTTATTGGATTAGTAATGTGGTTTCGATCtcattatcaaattaataGTAATGGATTCAGGCAAAACTTCATAagatatcaatatttaattaaatatgttCAAGATAAAACAGTCAAGGATTATTCAAAGATCAATAAACATATCTTGAATGATCAACACCAATTCTATGGTTCTAGACCTGAAATATTGGAAGGTATTGAAGATATTCGGAAGATggctaaaaataaaaagacaaaTAGAGATAtattagtaatatttttcattattatcttaaagaatttaattccTGAATCAAATAGATTGAAAATTGTTTTATGTTTTGCATTACCACTACatgatttcaaaatttcatgTTCTGATCCTTTCATGGAAATAGTTAAAAAAAGGCATGGTTATGTAcctaataaatttgatacTGATCTATTACAACCTAATTTTTGGATTGAACTTTATCTTAGTGAGGATTCATTGCAATATTTTTATGTGATCGATCCAGTGATTCACGTCCAGAACGGAAAGGATGTGGTTGTGAAGAAATATCAAGTTAATGAGTTTGTTAACGGGTTTGAACCCAATATtcaattagataataatttaactCAAACATTCACAACTGTCATTGgaattgatattgataccaataatattaaaaatatcacgTCGAGGTATGTCAAAAATGttaattatcaatttttcaacgaagaatttttaaatacaaGCCAGTCACTTACAATAcgtaaatataattttttacaatctcaattaaaaattttcaatcgAGTTCCAAAATCTACAAaacattataatttaatgaaacaGATTTCTGACAAAAATTATACTTTACCCAAGAACATCAAAGAGATGAAAGCATCtgataattttatcatCCCCTCACTTTTAAAACAAAGACAAGTAATGAAACCTGCTTCTAATTCTATAGGATCATTCTCATATCGAATAGCTAATACTGATATGATTAAAAAAGAGCCCGTATATTGGAAAAGTGatattcttcatttgaAAAGCGAACAACACTGGAATATTCTTGGCAGAACTCTTAAAACAGGTTCAACCCCATTGAAATCGATTATCCTTAAACCCAAAGGGGAAAACAAGCTACCAATAAATGATTCACCAATACGATATTTATATGCATTTGAACAGACTATAAAGACACGGCAACTACCCAGTACTTATAAAACAAGTACAGGAGAAGACTGCAAAATAATGGATGTCAATTTTTACAAGAACAAATATGGAAACGTAGAAATCTTCCATAGAGACACCCTACCACAAGGGTTCaaattgattaaaattACTCCCTTCTTAAAACCTAGTATCCATTCATATAACAAACAATCATCGCGATATACCTCTCACTCTCGTATTCGTTACTTAGATGTAGTAAGTGGGTTTGactttaaacaaaaaaatggaTTTGCTACGCCCgtaataaagaatattatgGTTAACGATCACGATGAAGCTATAGTCAAGAGACTTGAATACCTTGAAGCTCAAACTTCTACTCTTGACGAATGGGCTACTCTACTAAAGATGCTACAAATAAAAGACCATCTTGATGGATCTTATGGAAGTCTAGCCAAGGATTAG